One segment of Clostridium ljungdahlii DSM 13528 DNA contains the following:
- a CDS encoding electron transfer flavoprotein subunit beta/FixA family protein, with the protein MKIIVLIKEVPDMEKVRFDSEKGVVDRSSAEAEINPFDLNALQEAVNLKNKFGGEITVITMGLPRSEKSLRDAYARGADRGILLTDRKFGGADTWATANTIAAEIRKIKDYDLIICGEKSVDGDTAQVGAEVAEFLNIPHAYYVEKVNAVSRSEIEVTIENICGKKQNRKMKIPALISVTKNINYPELPLLERKLESLKIEIEKCSLENLYGYIKEEEAGFNGSKTKVVKIAVPKEVKRESKIYKGNLNCYMKDVIHMMKDKNII; encoded by the coding sequence ATGAAGATAATTGTACTTATAAAAGAAGTTCCAGATATGGAAAAAGTAAGATTTGACAGTGAAAAAGGTGTTGTGGACAGGTCGTCTGCTGAAGCTGAAATCAACCCCTTTGATCTAAATGCCCTGCAGGAGGCAGTTAATTTAAAAAACAAATTTGGAGGAGAGATAACTGTTATTACTATGGGGCTTCCAAGATCAGAAAAATCACTAAGAGATGCCTATGCTAGAGGTGCAGACAGGGGAATTCTTTTAACGGATAGAAAATTTGGTGGAGCTGATACATGGGCAACAGCCAATACCATTGCCGCTGAAATTAGAAAAATAAAAGATTATGATCTTATTATTTGCGGTGAGAAATCTGTTGATGGGGATACAGCTCAAGTTGGGGCAGAAGTAGCTGAATTTTTAAATATACCCCATGCTTATTATGTTGAAAAAGTTAATGCTGTTTCAAGAAGTGAAATTGAAGTAACCATTGAAAATATTTGTGGAAAAAAACAAAATAGAAAAATGAAAATACCAGCACTAATAAGTGTAACTAAGAATATCAATTATCCTGAGTTACCTTTATTAGAAAGGAAACTTGAATCATTAAAAATTGAAATAGAAAAATGTTCTTTAGAAAACCTTTATGGTTATATAAAAGAGGAAGAAGCAGGTTTTAACGGTTCTAAGACTAAAGTTGTTAAAATAGCGGTACCAAAGGAAGTAAAGCGCGAAAGTAAAATTTATAAAGGCAATTTAAATTGTTATATGAAAGATGTAATTCATATGATGAAAGACAAAAATATAATATGA
- a CDS encoding electron transfer flavoprotein subunit alpha/FixB family protein, protein MKDYKGILIYVEQNEGIIHKVSYELINKAKELCKQSNSPLYCLVLGDEGIDVKELNYCGADKVFYMKDGCFENPEEYLFKENIVKFVKEYKPETILIGATNFGRSLAPRIAAALKIGLTADCTDLKMDEDGKVIQVRPAFSNNIFAHIKSKGFPQMATVRYKEFNEAERNEKKDINVSVIEPYVRSYDKVSWIQKFKEENFDITEAEVVVAAGRGIKKAEDLHMLHKLASLLGGEIGASRALVDTGMIGSTHQIGYSGNRVKPKLYIACGISGAPQHIAGMKESEVIVAINSDPSAPIFNIADYGYVGDLYEVIPKMIEKINSSK, encoded by the coding sequence ATGAAAGATTATAAGGGTATTCTCATTTATGTGGAACAAAATGAAGGCATTATACACAAAGTAAGTTACGAACTCATTAATAAAGCAAAGGAACTCTGCAAACAGAGTAATTCACCTCTATACTGTCTGGTTCTTGGAGATGAAGGCATAGATGTTAAAGAGCTGAATTACTGCGGAGCAGATAAAGTATTTTACATGAAAGATGGATGTTTTGAAAATCCGGAAGAATATCTGTTTAAGGAGAACATAGTTAAATTTGTGAAAGAATACAAACCAGAAACAATATTAATAGGCGCTACTAATTTTGGACGTTCTCTTGCACCTAGAATTGCAGCAGCTTTGAAAATAGGGCTTACGGCAGATTGTACGGATTTAAAAATGGATGAAGATGGAAAAGTTATACAAGTTAGGCCAGCCTTTAGTAATAATATCTTTGCTCATATAAAATCCAAAGGTTTTCCCCAAATGGCTACAGTGAGGTACAAAGAATTTAATGAGGCAGAGAGAAATGAAAAAAAGGACATAAATGTTTCAGTAATAGAACCTTATGTTAGGTCATATGACAAAGTAAGCTGGATACAGAAGTTTAAGGAAGAAAATTTTGATATTACAGAAGCAGAAGTTGTAGTTGCTGCTGGCAGGGGAATTAAAAAAGCAGAAGATTTACATATGCTTCATAAACTTGCTTCATTACTTGGCGGCGAAATTGGAGCATCAAGGGCTCTTGTAGATACAGGAATGATTGGAAGTACCCATCAAATAGGTTACAGTGGAAACAGGGTAAAACCAAAGCTTTACATAGCCTGTGGTATATCCGGTGCTCCACAGCATATAGCAGGTATGAAGGAATCAGAAGTTATTGTTGCCATTAACAGTGATCCTTCTGCACCCATATTTAATATTGCAGACTACGGATATGTAGGAGATTTATATGAAGTTATTCCGAAAATGATTGAAAAAATAAACTCAAGTAAATAA
- a CDS encoding FAD-binding oxidoreductase: protein MEQGTIDYLINTVGSDFVITNPEQKLSYMYDEIEHNVRPKVNMDSIVVKPLNSKEISEIVKYAGENKIPIVVHGGGTGLCGGASPIKESIVISMERMNKIVEIDEKNMMAVVEAGVTLAQLIEELEKHSGICFPVHPGDEGAQMGGMVATNAGGARAVKHGIMRNHIKGIEVVLPNGEILNLGGKLLKDNTGYNLLQLIMGSEGTLAIITKITFRLYPEDKFTASIVLAFENISDASNAVLEIMKNGVAPLAVEYQDRYLNVKSAEILGLHWPLDKGMADLLIILSEKSEEALYASCQIINNVCKKYNASKAVFAGTKKEQAEMLAIRSGSYEVIKENIAYSFDMAVPAGYMPDFLNDLWKLVDSYGTKSYITAHLADGNVHNDIYMVDGKNPEYLEELKMKMYKLCFKYGGTLTGEHGIGKLRIRDLTFQKSKAEIELMKSIKRVFDPNNILNPGTVLEM, encoded by the coding sequence ATGGAACAAGGAACAATTGATTATTTAATAAATACTGTTGGCAGCGACTTTGTAATAACAAATCCTGAGCAAAAGTTATCTTATATGTATGATGAAATAGAACATAATGTAAGACCTAAGGTAAATATGGACTCGATAGTTGTAAAGCCGCTTAATTCAAAGGAAATATCTGAAATTGTAAAATATGCAGGTGAAAACAAAATTCCTATTGTAGTACACGGTGGTGGGACAGGACTCTGTGGAGGTGCTAGTCCAATAAAAGAAAGTATTGTAATTTCAATGGAAAGAATGAATAAAATCGTTGAAATAGATGAGAAAAATATGATGGCAGTAGTTGAAGCAGGTGTTACACTGGCTCAGCTGATTGAAGAATTGGAAAAGCACAGCGGAATATGTTTTCCTGTGCACCCTGGAGACGAGGGAGCACAAATGGGAGGTATGGTTGCAACCAATGCAGGCGGAGCAAGAGCTGTAAAGCACGGTATTATGAGAAATCATATAAAAGGTATTGAAGTAGTTCTCCCAAATGGTGAAATACTAAACCTTGGAGGGAAATTACTTAAGGATAATACAGGATATAACCTTTTACAATTGATTATGGGAAGTGAAGGAACTCTTGCCATTATAACAAAGATTACTTTTAGATTGTATCCTGAAGATAAGTTCACGGCTTCCATAGTGCTAGCTTTCGAAAATATAAGTGATGCCTCAAATGCAGTTCTCGAAATTATGAAAAATGGAGTTGCTCCACTTGCAGTAGAATATCAGGACAGATATTTAAATGTAAAATCTGCCGAAATACTTGGACTTCACTGGCCTCTTGATAAGGGCATGGCTGATCTTCTTATTATTTTATCAGAGAAAAGTGAGGAAGCACTATACGCTTCCTGCCAAATAATTAATAATGTATGCAAGAAATATAATGCAAGTAAAGCTGTATTTGCAGGTACTAAAAAGGAGCAGGCTGAAATGCTTGCCATAAGAAGCGGCAGTTATGAAGTAATAAAGGAGAATATTGCCTATTCCTTTGATATGGCAGTTCCGGCAGGATATATGCCTGATTTTTTAAATGATTTGTGGAAGCTTGTGGATTCCTACGGTACAAAGTCTTATATAACAGCACATTTGGCTGATGGAAATGTACATAATGATATTTATATGGTGGATGGTAAAAATCCTGAATATCTAGAAGAACTTAAAATGAAAATGTACAAACTCTGCTTTAAATATGGCGGTACTTTAACCGGCGAGCACGGCATAGGAAAGTTAAGAATAAGGGATTTAACTTTTCAGAAGTCGAAAGCAGAAATTGAGCTTATGAAAAGCATAAAAAGGGTATTTGACCCGAATAATATTCTCAATCCAGGTACAGTGCTGGAAATGTAA
- a CDS encoding FadR/GntR family transcriptional regulator has product MSESTENKNVVQSIIEKIQNMILHDELKIGDKLPPERQLTEIWKVGRPALREALKALEIIGLIERKHGQGNFISNNINDSYYKPLSISFKLSNGSIQDLFDLREVLESSSVKATAKNASKQDIKKLYKIYKNMINENDESKKAEFDKEFHYEIIKLSGNELFITTWNSLSYLMDIFIDKTVNISIYEEKSIHNIYEEHLCILKAIESHNPNGAEEALKNHLKKIDMELLKKMN; this is encoded by the coding sequence ATGTCTGAAAGCACTGAAAATAAAAATGTAGTTCAATCTATTATTGAAAAAATACAAAATATGATATTACATGATGAATTGAAAATTGGCGATAAATTACCGCCTGAAAGACAACTAACAGAAATATGGAAGGTTGGACGTCCAGCTTTAAGAGAAGCTTTAAAAGCTCTCGAGATAATTGGCTTAATCGAAAGGAAGCATGGTCAGGGAAACTTTATATCTAACAATATTAATGACAGTTACTATAAGCCGCTGTCCATATCCTTTAAATTGAGCAATGGGAGTATTCAAGACTTATTTGATCTTAGAGAAGTCCTGGAATCTTCCTCTGTAAAAGCTACTGCCAAAAATGCCTCAAAACAAGACATAAAAAAATTGTATAAAATATATAAAAACATGATAAATGAAAATGATGAAAGTAAAAAAGCAGAATTTGATAAAGAATTCCACTATGAAATCATTAAATTGTCAGGTAATGAATTATTTATCACTACATGGAACAGTCTTTCCTACTTAATGGATATTTTTATTGACAAAACCGTGAATATTTCAATATACGAAGAAAAATCTATACATAATATATACGAAGAACACTTATGCATCCTTAAAGCTATAGAAAGCCACAACCCCAATGGTGCCGAAGAGGCTTTAAAGAATCATCTTAAAAAAATAGATATGGAATTGCTTAAGAAAATGAATTAA
- a CDS encoding DUF6143 family protein — protein sequence MGSCNNNKKSVLLANPITQVASMPYALYLSLQGKYFVGATDELEFGNGKSAWAGLFNPNNSGVNLHVYSWQVSNTGKSAIRAQIWFNSQPSGNAIRVTTVIPGNTALCPPPKPKIGLFEAINVINEPLGGKKAFVRRALPDVTVGDEEVGKFIFPPGGSFLIFLSNPETPNQSAAATVDYTWWEEKIIC from the coding sequence ATGGGAAGCTGCAATAACAACAAAAAATCAGTTCTTTTAGCAAATCCAATAACTCAAGTAGCCAGTATGCCATATGCTTTGTATCTATCACTTCAAGGAAAATATTTTGTTGGGGCTACAGATGAACTAGAATTTGGGAATGGTAAAAGTGCATGGGCAGGTTTATTCAATCCTAATAATTCAGGTGTTAACTTACATGTTTATTCTTGGCAGGTTTCAAATACAGGAAAATCAGCAATAAGAGCCCAAATATGGTTTAATAGTCAGCCATCAGGAAATGCAATAAGAGTTACAACAGTAATTCCTGGCAATACAGCTCTTTGTCCACCGCCTAAACCCAAAATAGGATTATTTGAGGCAATTAATGTAATTAATGAGCCCCTTGGAGGTAAAAAAGCTTTCGTTAGAAGAGCTCTTCCAGACGTTACAGTTGGTGATGAGGAAGTGGGAAAGTTTATATTTCCTCCTGGAGGATCATTTCTAATTTTCTTATCAAACCCTGAAACTCCTAATCAGTCTGCTGCAGCAACTGTAGATTATACATGGTGGGAAGAAAAAATAATATGTTAG
- a CDS encoding DUF6143 family protein has protein sequence MENYKNSILLPNPITQVADMPYALYLSLQGKYFVGYADDMKFQDKNIAWAGLVNPVNSRVNLHIYVWTVTNVGKSPLTARIWFNAEPSGEPVKSELVTPSNTAFKTLPIPRVNLLQANNALNEPYDGDNVFTRKVTPEVTIASEEVGKFIFPPGGSFIISLSNLEESNEIGEGRVAFGWSEEKIQEIK, from the coding sequence GTGGAAAATTATAAAAATTCAATTCTTTTGCCCAATCCAATAACTCAAGTGGCTGATATGCCTTATGCCTTATATTTATCACTTCAAGGAAAGTACTTTGTAGGATATGCAGATGATATGAAATTTCAAGATAAAAATATAGCCTGGGCAGGATTAGTAAATCCAGTTAATTCTAGAGTAAATCTTCATATATATGTTTGGACTGTTACAAATGTGGGAAAGTCGCCATTAACAGCGCGGATATGGTTTAATGCAGAACCATCTGGTGAGCCTGTTAAATCAGAATTGGTGACACCTTCCAACACTGCTTTTAAGACATTACCAATACCAAGAGTAAATTTACTTCAAGCAAATAATGCACTTAATGAGCCCTATGATGGAGACAATGTATTTACAAGGAAAGTTACTCCGGAAGTTACAATTGCAAGTGAAGAAGTTGGTAAATTTATATTTCCACCAGGAGGATCATTTATTATTTCCTTGTCAAATTTAGAAGAATCAAATGAAATTGGAGAAGGTCGAGTCGCTTTTGGATGGTCGGAAGAAAAAATTCAAGAAATCAAATAG
- a CDS encoding OPT family oligopeptide transporter codes for MNKKLSKDAYGGVAGKDYVPYISDGSKSGGNVAVLTIGIILAVLFAASTAYSGMKSGLTVAAGIPGSIIGSVFIAIFAKKKGILGKNLVQGMSSGGESIASGMIFVLPAIILIGSKFSFLEGFVVGVGGVLFGIGIASLVYNYLIIEEHGKLMYPESMAISETLVASEGAKESVKYMGIGFGIGGIITVFTSSFLNVANDVISYVNESFYKWKFEVEANPLLLGIGFIVGIDVSLTMFAGSILSNFAVTPLIGYFVSLGKGGATVWNNSHVALSAMQVKDITGSYVKYIGAGMMLSGGFIGAIKLIPTIVSSVKETLGAKSSKGSGSSSAENLILFGGIIIGFVGGFMISGGNILMAIIASILSLLLSMLFVIVSGRLTGTIGTSNLPVSGMTIASIVIVTLLFVTMGWKSSVNNRSLLLFGTFIVTAISAAGGYCQSQKVTFLIGGDKNEMQKYFTIAGIVGAAVVTGVILLLSSQLAMTGDNVPFALPQANLMSTLTGGIMSGSLPWVMIIVGIVMGVTLFLLKLPVMTIAIGFYLPISTNAIILIGAFVRLFVEKTSKSEKQKEARVSNGISLSSGLVAGGSIIGLVGIILINVLKVVKVGEPSGFAASNGMGYVVLAALIIASIIPIMKSKEKNAE; via the coding sequence ATGAATAAAAAGTTATCTAAAGATGCATATGGCGGCGTAGCTGGTAAAGACTATGTTCCTTACATATCCGATGGCTCTAAATCTGGTGGAAATGTTGCTGTATTAACAATCGGTATTATTCTAGCTGTACTATTTGCAGCATCTACTGCCTATTCAGGTATGAAATCAGGGCTTACAGTTGCTGCTGGTATACCTGGATCTATAATAGGATCTGTATTTATAGCTATATTTGCTAAAAAGAAAGGTATCCTTGGCAAAAATTTGGTCCAAGGTATGTCAAGTGGTGGAGAATCAATTGCTAGTGGTATGATATTTGTTTTACCTGCAATAATTTTAATAGGTTCAAAATTTTCTTTCTTGGAAGGCTTTGTTGTTGGTGTAGGAGGAGTTTTATTTGGAATAGGAATAGCTTCTCTTGTTTACAATTATTTAATAATTGAAGAACATGGTAAATTAATGTACCCTGAGTCAATGGCCATATCTGAAACACTTGTTGCTTCAGAAGGTGCTAAAGAATCAGTAAAGTATATGGGAATAGGCTTTGGAATAGGTGGTATTATAACTGTTTTTACTAGTTCATTCTTAAATGTAGCTAATGATGTTATAAGCTATGTAAACGAGTCTTTTTATAAGTGGAAATTTGAAGTTGAAGCTAACCCTCTATTATTAGGTATAGGATTTATAGTTGGCATAGATGTTTCCTTAACTATGTTTGCTGGTTCTATATTATCTAACTTTGCTGTTACACCTTTAATAGGTTATTTCGTTTCTCTTGGAAAAGGCGGTGCAACTGTATGGAATAATTCACATGTTGCTTTAAGTGCCATGCAAGTTAAGGATATAACAGGCAGTTATGTAAAATATATCGGAGCAGGTATGATGCTTTCTGGCGGTTTTATAGGTGCTATAAAACTTATACCAACTATAGTATCTTCTGTAAAGGAAACTCTTGGTGCCAAGTCTTCAAAGGGTTCTGGTAGTTCATCTGCTGAAAATTTAATATTATTTGGTGGTATAATAATAGGATTCGTAGGTGGCTTCATGATATCTGGTGGTAATATACTAATGGCAATAATAGCTTCTATTTTATCACTGTTGTTGTCAATGCTATTTGTTATAGTTTCTGGTCGTTTAACTGGTACTATAGGAACTTCAAATCTTCCTGTATCCGGTATGACTATAGCTTCTATAGTTATTGTAACATTATTATTTGTTACAATGGGATGGAAAAGTTCTGTAAATAACAGATCTTTACTTTTATTTGGTACATTTATAGTTACCGCTATATCTGCAGCTGGTGGTTACTGTCAATCACAAAAAGTTACTTTCCTAATTGGTGGTGACAAAAATGAAATGCAAAAATACTTTACTATAGCTGGTATAGTTGGTGCTGCAGTAGTTACTGGTGTTATACTATTACTTTCAAGTCAACTTGCAATGACTGGTGATAACGTACCATTTGCATTACCTCAAGCTAATCTAATGTCAACATTAACGGGTGGTATAATGTCAGGTAGTTTGCCTTGGGTTATGATAATTGTTGGTATTGTTATGGGAGTTACTTTATTCTTATTAAAACTTCCTGTAATGACAATTGCAATAGGATTCTATTTGCCAATATCTACAAATGCCATAATATTAATAGGCGCATTTGTTCGTCTATTTGTAGAAAAGACTTCTAAAAGTGAAAAACAAAAAGAAGCCAGAGTTTCTAATGGTATAAGTTTATCTTCTGGACTCGTTGCTGGTGGTTCCATAATAGGACTTGTAGGCATAATACTTATAAATGTATTAAAAGTTGTAAAAGTAGGTGAACCGAGTGGATTTGCTGCTTCTAATGGAATGGGATATGTAGTATTAGCAGCGTTAATAATAGCTTCCATAATACCTATAATGAAGAGTAAGGAAAAAAATGCCGAATAA
- a CDS encoding PqqD family protein encodes MPNNNEEVLNIIFKISDNLEYEVDEDSIVTILEKQDHKIQKFFRKIKFRIPEYKKITLDEYSSYVFLQIDGKKTVKAIGENLEAKYGDKVNPLYERLLLFLNHIDVNCHYIEKTNS; translated from the coding sequence ATGCCGAATAACAACGAAGAGGTATTAAATATAATATTTAAAATCTCTGATAATTTAGAATATGAGGTAGATGAAGACAGCATTGTGACTATACTTGAAAAACAAGATCATAAGATTCAAAAGTTCTTTAGAAAAATTAAATTTAGAATTCCAGAATACAAAAAAATTACTCTGGACGAATATTCAAGTTATGTGTTTTTACAGATAGATGGAAAGAAAACTGTAAAAGCTATTGGAGAAAATTTAGAAGCAAAGTATGGTGATAAAGTTAATCCGCTTTATGAAAGATTGTTGTTATTCTTAAACCATATAGATGTTAATTGTCACTATATAGAAAAAACAAATTCATAA
- a CDS encoding FeoA family protein: MANSIGLNEVKIKSRVKVVQILPESKVRKKIMDMGIVRGTEIVVAGKAPMGDPIELQVRGYSLSLRKNEAKDILVELV, translated from the coding sequence ATGGCCAATAGTATAGGACTTAATGAAGTCAAAATTAAATCAAGAGTTAAGGTAGTTCAAATATTACCTGAAAGTAAAGTAAGAAAAAAAATTATGGACATGGGTATTGTAAGAGGGACTGAAATTGTTGTAGCAGGAAAAGCACCCATGGGTGATCCAATAGAACTTCAGGTTAGAGGATACAGCTTAAGTTTAAGAAAAAATGAAGCAAAAGATATTTTAGTAGAGCTAGTATAA
- a CDS encoding FeoA family protein yields the protein MIESNMPLNAVSMGRSAEIKDVVGSEIMCKKLMEMGLSKGTIIKIMNNDIGHLVVKLGETRLVLGRSMAQKVMVREV from the coding sequence ATGATTGAAAGCAATATGCCGTTAAATGCTGTTTCAATGGGGAGAAGCGCCGAAATAAAAGATGTAGTTGGCAGTGAAATTATGTGCAAGAAGCTTATGGAAATGGGACTTAGTAAAGGAACTATAATTAAAATAATGAATAATGACATAGGACATTTGGTAGTAAAACTTGGTGAAACCAGGCTTGTACTTGGGCGTTCAATGGCACAAAAAGTTATGGTTAGAGAAGTTTAA
- the feoB gene encoding ferrous iron transport protein B: MMNKNLVIALAGNPNCGKTSLFNELTGSRQHVGNWPGVTVEKKEGKLKFQGRDITVVDLPGTYSLGAYSEDEVVARDFILKEKPDVVINVVDSCNLERNLYLTMQILETGAKVVLALNMMDEAKNKDIKIDAKKLSSAIGIPAVPTVATKGQGINGLISEAVKLGDLKEYNLYKIDYGAEVERETGKIELAFSEAAAALEYPSFWTALKLIENDEYINKYVGEKVKTNAIKKQVQNSIEKITKSIGYEPDAFIIDKRYEKISSVVKDSVKKNTVVKETVSDKIDKVITNKWLGIPIFALIMFGVYQISIGLGNGPLADLVNDWIGKLGASVDFGLQHIGAPGLLGDFVRDGIFGGVGSVLGFMPMILIMFFLISLLEDSGYMARAAYVMDRLMHAVGLHGKTAVSLIIGSGCNVAGIMSARTLENKKDRMIAILISPFISCPARLEIYGLFIGAFFANKTVGIFSEGGLIVFILYALGIAVAILMGKFFSSKVFKGENSYFVMELPPYRIPTLKGILIHMWEKSSHFLKKAGTVILVVCIVVWILTNLPAGAPQDKTILARLGSLIAPIFKPAGFGTWQAGVALITGFAAKEAVVGTFGTIYGVEEGVHLFHAIQNTFTPLTAMSFMVMCLLYVPCVATIGAVKSETNSSKWTWAAVGYTCAIGWICAVIVYQVGRLMGFV; this comes from the coding sequence ATGATGAATAAAAATTTGGTTATTGCTTTAGCGGGCAATCCTAACTGCGGTAAAACTAGTTTATTTAATGAACTTACAGGCTCAAGACAGCATGTAGGGAATTGGCCGGGTGTTACAGTTGAGAAAAAAGAGGGAAAATTAAAATTTCAAGGTAGAGATATAACAGTAGTTGATTTGCCAGGAACGTATAGTTTAGGGGCATATTCAGAGGATGAAGTTGTAGCTCGTGATTTTATACTTAAAGAAAAACCTGATGTGGTTATTAATGTAGTAGATTCCTGTAATCTTGAAAGAAATTTATATCTTACGATGCAGATTCTTGAAACTGGAGCTAAAGTAGTTTTAGCACTTAATATGATGGATGAAGCTAAAAATAAAGATATAAAAATCGATGCGAAAAAATTATCCAGTGCTATTGGAATACCAGCAGTTCCAACAGTAGCAACTAAAGGTCAGGGAATAAATGGGTTAATAAGTGAAGCTGTTAAGCTTGGAGATTTAAAAGAGTATAATTTATATAAAATTGATTATGGTGCTGAAGTAGAAAGAGAAACAGGAAAAATAGAACTTGCTTTTTCAGAAGCAGCTGCAGCTCTTGAATATCCATCTTTCTGGACGGCATTAAAGCTTATAGAAAATGATGAATATATAAATAAATATGTGGGTGAGAAAGTAAAAACAAATGCAATAAAGAAACAGGTTCAAAATAGTATAGAAAAAATTACTAAGTCTATTGGCTATGAGCCGGATGCTTTTATAATTGACAAAAGGTATGAAAAGATAAGCAGTGTTGTTAAAGATAGTGTAAAGAAAAATACAGTTGTTAAAGAAACTGTTTCGGATAAAATAGATAAAGTAATTACCAATAAATGGCTTGGAATACCTATATTTGCACTTATAATGTTTGGTGTTTATCAGATTTCAATAGGTCTTGGTAATGGCCCACTTGCTGATTTAGTAAATGACTGGATAGGTAAGCTTGGAGCTAGCGTGGATTTTGGACTTCAACATATAGGGGCACCTGGACTTTTGGGCGATTTTGTTAGAGATGGTATTTTTGGTGGTGTTGGTTCAGTACTTGGATTTATGCCTATGATTTTGATAATGTTTTTCTTAATATCCCTTCTGGAAGACAGCGGATATATGGCAAGAGCTGCTTATGTAATGGACAGGCTCATGCATGCAGTTGGGCTCCATGGTAAAACAGCAGTATCACTTATAATTGGATCAGGTTGTAATGTTGCAGGAATAATGTCGGCAAGAACTCTTGAAAACAAGAAGGATAGAATGATAGCTATTTTAATAAGTCCTTTCATTTCATGTCCGGCAAGGCTTGAAATTTATGGATTATTTATTGGAGCATTCTTTGCAAACAAAACAGTAGGTATATTTAGTGAAGGCGGACTTATTGTATTTATACTCTATGCTTTAGGTATTGCAGTTGCAATATTGATGGGGAAATTTTTTAGTTCAAAAGTATTTAAAGGTGAAAATTCATATTTTGTTATGGAATTACCTCCATATCGTATACCAACTCTTAAAGGAATTTTAATTCATATGTGGGAAAAATCAAGTCACTTTTTAAAGAAGGCAGGAACCGTTATTTTAGTTGTATGTATAGTTGTTTGGATTCTTACTAATTTACCAGCAGGTGCACCACAAGACAAAACTATATTAGCAAGATTAGGATCATTAATAGCTCCTATATTTAAACCGGCAGGTTTTGGAACATGGCAGGCAGGAGTTGCACTTATTACAGGATTTGCAGCTAAAGAAGCCGTTGTTGGTACTTTTGGAACAATTTATGGAGTAGAGGAAGGAGTACATCTCTTCCATGCAATACAAAATACTTTTACACCGCTTACAGCAATGTCATTTATGGTAATGTGCCTTTTATATGTACCATGTGTTGCAACTATAGGAGCAGTAAAAAGTGAAACAAATTCAAGTAAATGGACATGGGCAGCAGTAGGGTATACTTGTGCAATTGGATGGATATGTGCAGTAATAGTATACCAGGTAGGAAGATTGATGGGATTTGTTTAA
- a CDS encoding winged helix-turn-helix transcriptional regulator, with translation MIMKILKRLSKGGLYSNKIMAKELGIDEGLVEQMISQLERLGYIKRDNMNASSGCDCGCCDSKKKKSCCSGKDNISIDLWKLTEKGKAVVAG, from the coding sequence ATGATTATGAAAATTTTGAAGAGACTTTCAAAAGGAGGACTGTATTCAAATAAAATTATGGCTAAAGAACTTGGAATAGATGAAGGCCTGGTTGAGCAAATGATATCGCAGCTTGAAAGACTTGGATATATAAAGCGAGATAATATGAATGCTTCATCAGGTTGTGATTGTGGATGCTGCGATTCAAAAAAGAAAAAAAGTTGCTGCAGTGGTAAAGACAATATAAGCATAGATTTGTGGAAGCTTACGGAGAAGGGAAAAGCAGTAGTTGCTGGATAA
- a CDS encoding flavodoxin: MKKISIIYWSGTGNTETMAKAIREGAKSENVDVKLVGVGEASVEDVSGADIVAFGCPAMGDEQLEENEMEPFIKSILHDIKDKDIVLFGSYGWGSGDWMTNWEDQMKEYGANLVEESLIINEEPDDDGLEKCEKLGEALAEK; encoded by the coding sequence ATGAAAAAAATATCAATTATTTATTGGAGTGGTACAGGAAATACTGAGACTATGGCAAAAGCAATACGAGAAGGAGCCAAAAGTGAAAATGTAGATGTTAAACTTGTTGGTGTAGGCGAAGCAAGTGTAGAAGATGTGTCAGGTGCAGATATTGTTGCCTTTGGATGCCCTGCAATGGGTGATGAACAGCTTGAAGAAAATGAAATGGAACCATTTATAAAATCTATTTTACATGATATTAAAGATAAAGATATTGTTCTATTTGGTTCATATGGTTGGGGTAGCGGAGATTGGATGACTAACTGGGAAGATCAGATGAAGGAGTACGGAGCAAATCTCGTAGAAGAAAGCCTTATAATAAATGAAGAACCGGATGATGATGGACTAGAAAAATGTGAAAAACTAGGCGAGGCATTAGCAGAAAAATAA